A window from Drosophila nasuta strain 15112-1781.00 chromosome 3, ASM2355853v1, whole genome shotgun sequence encodes these proteins:
- the LOC132792410 gene encoding sodium-dependent dopamine transporter, translating to MSPTGQIAKTSTPHDNDNTSINDQRETWSGKVDFLLSVIGFAVDLANVWRFPYLCYKNGGGAFLVPYCIMLVVGGIPLFYMELALGQHNRKGAITCWGRLVPLFKGIGYAVVLIAFYVDFYYNVIIAWSLRFFFASFTNVLPWTSCNNPWNTPNCKPFEGQNTRPVVGNLSDFYAFSNQSLFLANETYANVTFASIAPAVPVERFQSAASEYFNRYILELNQSEGLHDLGHIRWDMALCLLMVYLICYFSLWKGISTSGKVVWFTALFPYAVLLILLIRGITLPGSAMGIQYYLSPNFDAIYKAEVWVDAATQVFFSLGPGFGVLLAYASYNKYHNNVYKDALLTSFINSATSFVAGFVIFSVLGYMAHTSGVRIEDVATEGPGLVFVVYPAAIATMPGSIFWALIFFMMLLTLGLDSSFGGSEAIITALSDEFPKIRKNRELFVAGLFSLYFVVGLASCTQGGFYFFHLLDRYAAGYSILVAVFFEAIAVSWIYGTKRFSDDIRDMIGFPPGRYWQVCWRFVAPIFLLFITVYGLLGYEPLTYADYVYPDWANALGWSIAGSSVIMIPAVAIYKLIVTPGSLRQRLRTLTTPWRDQQLAVNGVTTEVTVTLVRLADAEANEAADV from the exons ATGTCACCGACCGGACAAATAGCAAAGACGTCCACGCCACACGACAACGATAACACAAGCATCAACGATCAGCGTGAAACATGGAGCGGCAAGGTGGATTTTTTATTATCGGTTATTGGATTCGCCGTCGATTTAGCAAACGTCTGGAGATTTCCCTATTTGTGCTACAAAAATGGCGGTG GCGCTTTTCTTGTGCCCTACTGCATTATGTTGGTGGTGGGCGGCATACCTCTATTCTATATGGAGCTGGCGCTGGGTCAGCACAATCGTAAGGGAGCCATCACCTGCTGGGGTCGCTTAGTGCCGCTCTTTAAGG GCATTGGCTATGCTGTAGTGCTGATAGCCTTCTATGTGGACTTTTATTACAATGTGATCATTGCGTGGTCGCTGCGTTTCTTCTTTGCCTCCTTCACCAATGTGTTGCCGTGGACGTCGTGCAACAATCCTTGGAATACGCCCAACTGCAAGCcg TTTGAGGGTCAAAACACGCGACCAGTGGTTGGCAATCTGAGTGATTTCTATGCGTTCAGCAATCAGAGTTTGTTTCTGGCCAACGAGACGTATGCGAATGTAACATTCGCCAGCATTGCGCCCGCTGTGCCCGTCGAGCGATTTCAATCGGCTGCCTCTGAATACTTCAA TCGTTATATACTTGAGCTGAATCAGAGCGAGGGACTGCACGATCTGGGTCACATACGCTGGGACATGGCGTTGTGCCTGCTCATGGTCTATCTGATATGCTACTTCTCGCTATGGAAGGGCATTAGCACCTCGGGCAAAGTGGTTTGGTTCACCGCCCTCTTCCCATATGCCGTGCTGCTGATATTACTCATACGCGGCATTACACTGCCCGGCTCGGCGATGGGCATACAGTATTATTTGAGTCCCAATTTTGATGCCATCTACAAGGCGGAAGTGTGGGTCGATGCAGCCACACAGGTGTTCTTCTCCTTGGGTCCAGGCTTTGGTGTGCTGCTGGCCTACGCGTCGTATAATAAATATCACAACAATGTCTATAA AGATGCGCTGCTCACCAGTTTCATCAACTCGGCCACGAGTTTTGTGGCTGGCTTTGTGATATTCTCGGTGCTGGGCTACATGGCGCACACATCTGGGGTGCGGATTGAGGATGTGGCCACTGAGGGACCAGGCTTGGTGTTTGTTGTGTATCCAGCTGCAATTGCCACTATGCCAGGCAGCATCTTCTGGGCGCTGATCTTCTTTATGATGCTGCTTACACTGGGATTGGACAGCTCG TTTGGTGGCTCAGAGGCCATTATCACAGCGCTGAGTGATGAGTTCCCCAAGATACGCAAAAACCGCGAACTCTTTGTCGCTGGGCTGTTCTCCTTGTACTTTGTGGTTGGCCTCGCCAGCTGCACTCAAGGTGGCTTCTACTTCTTCCATCTGCTGGATCGCTATGCCGCAGGCTACTCTATATTGGTCGCCGTGTTCTTCGAGGCCATTGCCGTGTCTTGGATCTATGGCACGAAGCGTTTCAGCGATGATATTCGCGATATGATTGGCTTTCCCCCGGGCAGATATTGGCAGGTTTGCTGGCGCTTTGTGGCGCCCATATTTCTGCTCTTCATCACTGTCTATGGGCTGCTCGGCTATGAGCCGTTGACGTATGCGGATTACGTGTATCCCGACTGGGCGAATGCCTTGGGCTGGAGCATAGCTGGCTCCTCAGTCATCATGATACCCGCAGTGGCCATTTATAAGCTGATTGTGACACCCGGCAGCCTGAGGCAGCGTTTAAGGACGCTCACAACTCCGTGGCGAGATCAGCAGCTGGCCGTGAATGGCGTGACCACCGAGGTGACGGTGACGTTGGTTCGTCTGGCGGATGCTGAGGCGAATGAGGCGGCCGATGTTTGA
- the LOC132792379 gene encoding serine/threonine-protein kinase par-1 isoform X1 translates to MSKKPRGHIHKIREFELEKIQLVDEFDIIQIVGEGWFGKILLVEHRGSQTEMVLKAVPKPYVTLRDFYREFHYGLHLGVHRHIVTTYDVAFETAGFYVFTQEYAPLGDLTSNVTETGVGEVYSKRVAKQLASAIDYMHSKDIVHRDIKLDNVLIYRSDFQRIKLCDFGESFQTGTLVERRNEWLPYSPPEVLEVKPEGTYKADPSHDVWQFGIVIFVCLTGCLPWQKACSEDPRYMRYMVWQGSIMMMPLRRTPKLFKLLTSRAQRMFKRFLEPRSGNRPKSLGDLTKFMDDRWLAKTAEKEMAEYETDELCPSMYSFHSSPDEKNRLLYTLADCGIETNVDRQLKKNRIKDWIESSIITEEDEEENEETNSASPTSSVSREPMPGHISSIRQPQQPEKSKEIKSTLKDATQKHFDPRTGALQQGPSEMGMAMHTSKSMSLASSSTLNNADSLLTLGSRQDMLASNLTIYNSMEMELNRLGKAQPLLQVEGYLTQSQSNNQLLTALDVPHDARSSTPAAKNSIGVGTRGATKSILHRSKSDSLQGAMYNSMPAIDNVNSFTAFNTNINQQSLQPLLLQQSNSNAPNGSAYFSSGNNNRTNQSKTVTFMGLTNAFQSLAQLPVLSNPVQAPAVPSAVHSNYFNRSHNDSQVKDSAYGSADVNDTMTTHHPQHPHSNARQMVYNGGGGGARESNLKDTAYDRVVVTNNSARKRR, encoded by the exons ATGTCGAAGAAACCACGAGGGCATATACACAAAATTCGTGAATTCGAATTGGAAAAG ATACAACTGGTGGATGAGTTTGATATCATACAAATTGTTGGCGAAGGATGGTTCGGAAAGATTTTGTTGGTTGAACATCGGGGATCTCAAACCGAAATGGTACTGAAAGCGGTTCCTAAGCCATATGTGACATTACGTGACTTCTATCGCGAATTTCACTATGGACTGCATCTGGGCGTGCATCGGCACATCGTAACCACATACGATGTGGCCTTTGAGACGGCGGGATTTTATGTATTCACCCAGGAATATGCACCACTGG GTGATCTTACGTCAAATGTAACCGAGACGGGCGTGGGAGAAGTGTACAGCAAACGTGTGGCTAAACAGTTGGCCTCCGCCATAGATTACATGCATTCAAA AGACATTGTGCATCGCGATATCAAGCTAGATAATGTGCTCATTTATCGCTCAGACTTTCAACGCATCAAACTGTGCGACTTCGGCGAATCCTTTCAAACTGGTACCTTAGTGGAACGGCGCAATGAATGGTTGCCCTACAGTCCACCAGAAGTATTAGAAGTCAAGCCCGAAGGCACCTACAA AGCCGATCCCAGTCACGATGTTTGGCAGTTTGGCATCGTCATCTTTGTCTGCCTCACAGGTTGTCTGCCTTGGCAGAAGGCTTGTTCCGAGGATCCTCGCTATATGCGATATATGGTCTGGCAAGGCAGCATAATGATGATGCCTCTACGACGCACACCAAAACTATTCAAG cTATTAACTTCACGTGCACAGCGCATGTTTAAGCGTTTTCTGGAACCTAGAAGCGGCAACAGGCCAAAGAGTCTGGGCGACTTGACCAAGTTCATGGACGATCGCTGGCTGGCCAAGACGGCGGAGAAGGAAATGGCTGAATATGAGACAGACGAACTGTGCCCTTCCATGTATTCCTTTCACAGCAGCCCCGACGAAAAAAATCGCCTGCTCTACACACTGGCCGACTGTGGCATCGAGACAAATGTCGATCGTCAGCTCAAGAAGAATCGCATAAAAGACTGGATTGAATCGTCCATCATCACAGAGGAGGATGAG GAAGAGAACGAGGAGACAAACTCGGCATCGCCAACATCGTCTGTCTCACGCGAACCGATGCCCGGCCACATCTCCTCCATACGCCAGCCACAGCAGCCGGAGAAATCCAAAGAGATCAAGAGCACACTGAAAGATGCCACACAGAAGCACTTCGATCCACGCACTGGAGCACTGCAGCAGGGACCAAGTGAGATGGGCATGGCCATGCACACATCCAAGTCGATGAGTTTGGCATCGTCGTCGACGCTCAACAATGCAGACAGTTTGCTAACGCTGGGCTCTAGGCAGGATATGCTGGCCAGCAATCTGACCATTTATAATTCTATGGAAATGGAGCTGAACCGCTTAGGTAAGGCTCAGCCACTGCTGCAAGTGGAGGGCTATTTAACTCAATCACAGAGCAACAACCAACTACTAACCGCACTCGATGTGCCGCACGACGCCCGCTCCTCCACTCCTGCCGCTAAGAACTCCATCGGCGTTGGCACACGGGGTGCCACCAAGAGTATTCTGCACCGCTCCAAGTCCGACTCACTGCAGGGGGCCATGTACAACAGCATGCCGGCCATTGATAACGTCAACTCCTTTACCGCTTTTAACACCAATATTAACCAGCAGAGTCTGCaaccgttgctgttgcaacagaGCAACAGTAATGCACCCAATGGCAGTGCCTACTTCAGCAGTGGTAATAACAATCGAACTAATCAAAGTAAAACGGTGACTTTTATGGGCTTAACTAATGCCTTCCAATCGCTTGCTCAACTCCCAGTGCTGTCTAATCCAGTCCAGGCACCTGCTGTGCCATCTGCCGTCCACTCGAATTATTTTAATCGCTCCCACAATGATTCTCAAGTCAAAGACAGCGCGTATGGATCAGCTGATGTGAACGATACGATGACCACACACCATCCGCAACATCCACATAGCAATGCCCGGCAAATGGTTTACaatggaggaggaggtggagcaCGCGAATCGAATTTGAAGGATACGGCTTACGACCGAGTCGTCGTCACTAACAACAGCGCGCGAAAGCGCAGATAG
- the LOC132792379 gene encoding serine/threonine-protein kinase meng-po isoform X3: protein MSKKPRGHIHKIREFELEKIQLVDEFDIIQIVGEGWFGKILLVEHRGSQTEMVLKAVPKPYVTLRDFYREFHYGLHLGVHRHIVTTYDVAFETAGFYVFTQEYAPLGDLTSNVTETGVGEVYSKRVAKQLASAIDYMHSKDIVHRDIKLDNVLIYRSDFQRIKLCDFGESFQTGTLVERRNEWLPYSPPEVLEVKPEGTYKADPSHDVWQFGIVIFVCLTGCLPWQKACSEDPRYMRYMVWQGSIMMMPLRRTPKLFKLLTSRAQRMFKRFLEPRSGNRPKSLGDLTKFMDDRWLAKTAEKEMAEYETDELCPSMYSFHSSPDEKNRLLYTLADCGIETNVDRQLKKNRIKDWIESSIITEEDEEENEETNSASPTSSVSREPMPGHISSIRQPQQPEKSKEIKSTLKDATQKHFDPRTGALQQGPSEMGMAMHTSKSMSLASSSTLNNADSLLTLGSRQDMLASNLTIYNSMEMELNRLVKDSAYGSADVNDTMTTHHPQHPHSNARQMVYNGGGGGARESNLKDTAYDRVVVTNNSARKRR, encoded by the exons ATGTCGAAGAAACCACGAGGGCATATACACAAAATTCGTGAATTCGAATTGGAAAAG ATACAACTGGTGGATGAGTTTGATATCATACAAATTGTTGGCGAAGGATGGTTCGGAAAGATTTTGTTGGTTGAACATCGGGGATCTCAAACCGAAATGGTACTGAAAGCGGTTCCTAAGCCATATGTGACATTACGTGACTTCTATCGCGAATTTCACTATGGACTGCATCTGGGCGTGCATCGGCACATCGTAACCACATACGATGTGGCCTTTGAGACGGCGGGATTTTATGTATTCACCCAGGAATATGCACCACTGG GTGATCTTACGTCAAATGTAACCGAGACGGGCGTGGGAGAAGTGTACAGCAAACGTGTGGCTAAACAGTTGGCCTCCGCCATAGATTACATGCATTCAAA AGACATTGTGCATCGCGATATCAAGCTAGATAATGTGCTCATTTATCGCTCAGACTTTCAACGCATCAAACTGTGCGACTTCGGCGAATCCTTTCAAACTGGTACCTTAGTGGAACGGCGCAATGAATGGTTGCCCTACAGTCCACCAGAAGTATTAGAAGTCAAGCCCGAAGGCACCTACAA AGCCGATCCCAGTCACGATGTTTGGCAGTTTGGCATCGTCATCTTTGTCTGCCTCACAGGTTGTCTGCCTTGGCAGAAGGCTTGTTCCGAGGATCCTCGCTATATGCGATATATGGTCTGGCAAGGCAGCATAATGATGATGCCTCTACGACGCACACCAAAACTATTCAAG cTATTAACTTCACGTGCACAGCGCATGTTTAAGCGTTTTCTGGAACCTAGAAGCGGCAACAGGCCAAAGAGTCTGGGCGACTTGACCAAGTTCATGGACGATCGCTGGCTGGCCAAGACGGCGGAGAAGGAAATGGCTGAATATGAGACAGACGAACTGTGCCCTTCCATGTATTCCTTTCACAGCAGCCCCGACGAAAAAAATCGCCTGCTCTACACACTGGCCGACTGTGGCATCGAGACAAATGTCGATCGTCAGCTCAAGAAGAATCGCATAAAAGACTGGATTGAATCGTCCATCATCACAGAGGAGGATGAG GAAGAGAACGAGGAGACAAACTCGGCATCGCCAACATCGTCTGTCTCACGCGAACCGATGCCCGGCCACATCTCCTCCATACGCCAGCCACAGCAGCCGGAGAAATCCAAAGAGATCAAGAGCACACTGAAAGATGCCACACAGAAGCACTTCGATCCACGCACTGGAGCACTGCAGCAGGGACCAAGTGAGATGGGCATGGCCATGCACACATCCAAGTCGATGAGTTTGGCATCGTCGTCGACGCTCAACAATGCAGACAGTTTGCTAACGCTGGGCTCTAGGCAGGATATGCTGGCCAGCAATCTGACCATTTATAATTCTATGGAAATGGAGCTGAACCGCTTAG TCAAAGACAGCGCGTATGGATCAGCTGATGTGAACGATACGATGACCACACACCATCCGCAACATCCACATAGCAATGCCCGGCAAATGGTTTACaatggaggaggaggtggagcaCGCGAATCGAATTTGAAGGATACGGCTTACGACCGAGTCGTCGTCACTAACAACAGCGCGCGAAAGCGCAGATAG
- the LOC132792379 gene encoding serine/threonine-protein kinase meng-po isoform X2, which produces MSKKPRGHIHKIREFELEKIQLVDEFDIIQIVGEGWFGKILLVEHRGSQTEMVLKAVPKPYVTLRDFYREFHYGLHLGVHRHIVTTYDVAFETAGFYVFTQEYAPLGDLTSNVTETGVGEVYSKRVAKQLASAIDYMHSKDIVHRDIKLDNVLIYRSDFQRIKLCDFGESFQTGTLVERRNEWLPYSPPEVLEVKPEGTYKADPSHDVWQFGIVIFVCLTGCLPWQKACSEDPRYMRYMVWQGSIMMMPLRRTPKLFKLLTSRAQRMFKRFLEPRSGNRPKSLGDLTKFMDDRWLAKTAEKEMAEYETDELCPSMYSFHSSPDEKNRLLYTLADCGIETNVDRQLKKNRIKDWIESSIITEEDEEENEETNSASPTSSVSREPMPGHISSIRQPQQPEKSKEIKSTLKDATQKHFDPRTGALQQGPSEMGMAMHTSKSMSLASSSTLNNADSLLTLGSRQDMLASNLTIYNSMEMELNRLVLSNPVQAPAVPSAVHSNYFNRSHNDSQVKDSAYGSADVNDTMTTHHPQHPHSNARQMVYNGGGGGARESNLKDTAYDRVVVTNNSARKRR; this is translated from the exons ATGTCGAAGAAACCACGAGGGCATATACACAAAATTCGTGAATTCGAATTGGAAAAG ATACAACTGGTGGATGAGTTTGATATCATACAAATTGTTGGCGAAGGATGGTTCGGAAAGATTTTGTTGGTTGAACATCGGGGATCTCAAACCGAAATGGTACTGAAAGCGGTTCCTAAGCCATATGTGACATTACGTGACTTCTATCGCGAATTTCACTATGGACTGCATCTGGGCGTGCATCGGCACATCGTAACCACATACGATGTGGCCTTTGAGACGGCGGGATTTTATGTATTCACCCAGGAATATGCACCACTGG GTGATCTTACGTCAAATGTAACCGAGACGGGCGTGGGAGAAGTGTACAGCAAACGTGTGGCTAAACAGTTGGCCTCCGCCATAGATTACATGCATTCAAA AGACATTGTGCATCGCGATATCAAGCTAGATAATGTGCTCATTTATCGCTCAGACTTTCAACGCATCAAACTGTGCGACTTCGGCGAATCCTTTCAAACTGGTACCTTAGTGGAACGGCGCAATGAATGGTTGCCCTACAGTCCACCAGAAGTATTAGAAGTCAAGCCCGAAGGCACCTACAA AGCCGATCCCAGTCACGATGTTTGGCAGTTTGGCATCGTCATCTTTGTCTGCCTCACAGGTTGTCTGCCTTGGCAGAAGGCTTGTTCCGAGGATCCTCGCTATATGCGATATATGGTCTGGCAAGGCAGCATAATGATGATGCCTCTACGACGCACACCAAAACTATTCAAG cTATTAACTTCACGTGCACAGCGCATGTTTAAGCGTTTTCTGGAACCTAGAAGCGGCAACAGGCCAAAGAGTCTGGGCGACTTGACCAAGTTCATGGACGATCGCTGGCTGGCCAAGACGGCGGAGAAGGAAATGGCTGAATATGAGACAGACGAACTGTGCCCTTCCATGTATTCCTTTCACAGCAGCCCCGACGAAAAAAATCGCCTGCTCTACACACTGGCCGACTGTGGCATCGAGACAAATGTCGATCGTCAGCTCAAGAAGAATCGCATAAAAGACTGGATTGAATCGTCCATCATCACAGAGGAGGATGAG GAAGAGAACGAGGAGACAAACTCGGCATCGCCAACATCGTCTGTCTCACGCGAACCGATGCCCGGCCACATCTCCTCCATACGCCAGCCACAGCAGCCGGAGAAATCCAAAGAGATCAAGAGCACACTGAAAGATGCCACACAGAAGCACTTCGATCCACGCACTGGAGCACTGCAGCAGGGACCAAGTGAGATGGGCATGGCCATGCACACATCCAAGTCGATGAGTTTGGCATCGTCGTCGACGCTCAACAATGCAGACAGTTTGCTAACGCTGGGCTCTAGGCAGGATATGCTGGCCAGCAATCTGACCATTTATAATTCTATGGAAATGGAGCTGAACCGCTTAG TGCTGTCTAATCCAGTCCAGGCACCTGCTGTGCCATCTGCCGTCCACTCGAATTATTTTAATCGCTCCCACAATGATTCTCAAGTCAAAGACAGCGCGTATGGATCAGCTGATGTGAACGATACGATGACCACACACCATCCGCAACATCCACATAGCAATGCCCGGCAAATGGTTTACaatggaggaggaggtggagcaCGCGAATCGAATTTGAAGGATACGGCTTACGACCGAGTCGTCGTCACTAACAACAGCGCGCGAAAGCGCAGATAG
- the LOC132792382 gene encoding uncharacterized protein LOC132792382: MADQVDETLKKKRTFKKFTYRGVDLDQLLDMPNNQLVELMHSRARRRFSRGLKRKPMALIKKLRKAKKEAPPNEKPEIVKTHLRNMIIVPEMTGSIIGVYNGKDFGQVEVKPEMIGHYLGEFALTYKPVKHGRPGIGATHSSRFIPLK; encoded by the exons ATGGCCgat CAAGTTGATGAAACTCTTAAGAAGAAGCGTACCTTCAAGAAGTTCACCTACCGTGGTGTGGACTTGGATCAGCTGTTGGATATGCCCAA CAACCAGCTGGTTGAGCTGATGCACAGCCGTGCCCGCAGGCGTTTCTCCCGCGGCCTGAAGCGCAAGCCGATGGCTTTGATCAAGAAGCTCCGCAAGGCCAAGAAGGAGGCTCCCCCAAATGAGAAGCCCGAGATTGTGAAGACTCATCTGAGGAACATGATCATCGTCCCCGAGATGACCGGCTCCATCATTGGCGTTTACAATGGCAAGGACTTCGGCCAG GTTGAAGTTAAGCCTGAAATGATTGGCCACTACTTGGGCGAATTCGCGTTGACCTACAAACCCGTCAAGCACGGTAGGCCCGGTATTGGTGCCACCCACAGCTCACGTTTTATTCCCCTCAAGTAA